The DNA window CTAGCATTTCGGCGGCGTTGTGTCTTTCTGTGCACAGCTGCGATCTTGGTCTGTGTGTGCAAGGAGGGTGTGCAGGAATGAAGGGAGGGCAAGGTCGTCCGTATTAATACATAAGACACGAGAGTAAGCAAGCGGCTTCGAAAGGGTTGTACAGACAAGAAAAGAGCATGGAAACTTCGGCCAGACCATTACGATTGACTCGGGAAACCAGTCTCTGATAAAAATAATCATAAACCTAAAGCCCACCAAATCTATGCCCGCGCGCCCAatcgtcatcttctcctcacTTTCGGCACGTCCGAGCGACTGCCTGTCTTGTTCGCCGCTGGGAAGATAATCATCCCCGAGCGGGGCTGGACCCGAGGCGAGTGGCTGTAGGCGGCAATCTAGCAGAGTCAATCCTGGCTGAATCGGTTGCGAGCGATGAACCCACGTGAGGATTGGTAGAGAGAGATAAGCCGTGCGTCCTTCTGAGTGGATGGTGTGATAGCGGGCCTGATATCGTATAGATATGACAGATAGGGGGGATGGAGCTACCCCGGACTGACCGACGCAGTCCTTCACAGTCAGCCGTTATCTACCGGGTGGGCCCTGTTTCGGCAGGAGAGTTTGACACGGCGCAAGCACTGCCTGACGCAGATTAGACTCGGAATCACCTCATTGTCTCGAGTTTGGACAATTGCACAGCCCGTCTATTAGACAAATGAGAAACATGGCGCTTGGCTGGACAGCATGTCATTATTCATACCTAATAGACTTCTTAGAAGACAGGATATTCACTGGCTGTAGAGCAACAAGGTCGTTTACCACATTTCCGCGCCTCGGTGTGAGCAAAAGGCATTAAGCGAGTGTACGAGTGCTATAGGTATATGCCCCTTTCCCGAAGCCGGCGAATCAAGAATTCATTTGCTACTCTGTTGTAAGGCTTCTTAGACATCGTGCTCCTAACTACCAAGGacgttcttcctctttcatGTTTATTGAATCGTCTCCTCTAGGACATTTGCAACCTATTCACAggatctcttccttggcGCTCCGAGGCGGTGATGCTACAGAGAGAACAGAAACAGCCGCCGGGGCTCACTCACCATGGAGCAGATGATGCACACGGCAaaaagagacagaagacGAAAAAGACAACAGTTACGGAAATAATGCAGCACCCAAGCAACGCACAAAGCTAAATATACATGCATGGAAAGGAAACGGACCCGCCATCAAACAGCTCCCGGACCCGGGCCCTTGTGGTTCGATTGGTCGAGCAAGAGCGTGGGCTTGATAAAGTCCTCGTCGATTTGGCGGAACCACGCGGCGTGGTCGCCGCTTGCGCCGCCGGAGAACAAGTCTCGGAGGGCTTCTCGGGCGCtcagggctggctggcgcGAGGGCGAGACGCTGGTAGGGGTGGCGGCGTtgtggggggagggaaggtGTGAGGGCTGGCTAGCCTGCGAGGCTGAGCGGCGCATGCGTGATGAAGTCGGCGCCGCGTGGGCAGCCGGCGGGAGGTCGTCGTCGGAGATGCcctcgaggtcgaggtcgaaCTCGTCCGGATGGGTGGGCTgaccgttcttcttgccggtTGGGGGCAGGCCGAATTCGTCGTCGCTGGCGCTGCCAGAGCTGGGTCCGACATTCCCGTTATTGAGCAGGGTTGCAGTAGAGGAGTGATCGCGCCGAGCCTGTGCGTCCTTGGGGCTGTAGGCTGTCGAGTACATGCGCGTGTGGGTGTGAGGTGGGCTCGGACGGCGGTTGTTCCCGCTCGAGTAGCTGTGTGCTCGATCGCCCAGGTCGGTGCGTGGTGCACCACCGACGCCGTCGAGAGGAATGTTTGCCTCTCCATACCGCGGTGTATAGCCGATACCGGTGTCAGACCGCTTATAGTAGGTACCACCGTTGGTGACCTCGATATCGAACTCATCGTCTGAATCAAGCTCCTCGACAACACCAGTCCGAATACCCATGATCTCCAGCATGCGAGCCGTGGTGCCTCCAAAGACAATGACAGTGAGCACCACGACAACGAGAACGGTGGCCCGTAGTGACGCCGCGTTGACACCGGAGAGACCCGCGGCAAGCGCAACGCCGACAGCACCGCGCAGACCAGCCCAGAAAAGCATTGCCTGGTAGGCGAAGGGCAGCTCATCCGCAACCTCCACTCCACGGCGCCGCGCACGGTACCGGAGGAACCAATTAATCGCCTTCGAGAGCGGGAAAACGGCGAGGTAGCGTGCGAGACAGATGCCGAAGACCGCCACAAGGATAAACAGCGGGTTGAACTGAAGGTTGGGCTCGACGAACAAATCCAGGCCGAGATAAATAAAGATGAAATTCTCCGACAGCTGCGCCATCACTTGAAACAGGTATTTGGTGGACAACTGTGTGCGTCGCGACATGTTGTAGTAAGCGTAATGCTTGAGGGTAATTCCGCAGAAAAGGAGCGAGACAATGCCTAAGTCAATGAGTTAGTCTCCCCTCACATCgtcccaaaaaaaaagacgtTGGCACCTACCAGAGAGATATATGCCATTGGAGAAAAAGTAGCTGGCATATGCAACAAGAACCACGAGACAGCTCTCGATCTTCGGCATCCGACGCACCAACGTATACTTAAGTCCCAGCGCGGTCACGATACCCGTAATGATACCGATGACCATACTACCAAAGAAAACGAGCAAGAAGAGCCCGATAGCCTCAAACAAGTTGAGGATGGTCAGCGAGCCAGCCTCGCTGTCCGCATACTTCTGCGCGGTCTCAAACAAGACGATAGCAACGGCATCGTTCAAGATCGATTCGCCAAAGATAATCGTGTACAGCTTCGGCTCGACTTTGTACAGGTTGAAGATGGCCAGGATGGTGACTGGGTCGGTAGCGGAGAGCGTGGCGCCCACGGAGATAGCCTCCACGAAGGAGATGTTGAGCCCTTCCAGCGGGATTCGCGTCCACAGGTACAGAACCAGGCCGAGCACGATGGCCGAAATGAAGGTGCCCGCGAATGCGAAAGTGAGGATTGTGCCGATGTGGCGGAAGAAGTTGGCTTGGTGTAACTCGTAGCCTGAGGCGAGGATGAtgggaggaaggaggaggttgaagaagaattgGTAGTCGAAGGCGACACTGTCTTGGAGGTTCGATTTGGGGGTTAACCGGATGATCAGCCCGACGAACATCCCTGGACCTCGTTAGCACACGTCTGCCCAGACCCTTCTTTGGGGAATTATGGCCATACCCGCAAAAATCGATAGGACCGTCTCGTGCACAGCCTGGATCTtcctctgctgcaggatGTAGCTCGTGAACAGGGCGAAGATCAACAGCATGATCATGATAAACAGCGCCCAGGAGCTGGTCATCTCCTTTGCGCCCGCCTCGGGAGTATCTGCAGGGTGCCAACACGGGTCAGATTGAACGGCATCTCGAGAAAGTGGATGTGGTTGCATGCGTACCATCGgggtcggagtcggagtccTGTGCTCGCCCTGTGGATTCGAAAGAAAGGTTAGCACAAAGGTCTCCAAACACACCCCTCCAGGGAGAAAACGTACGAAGCAGGAAGTGGACGGCATCGCCCATCAGTTGGGTGGCCATGTTGAGCCAACAACCCCTGCGGACCCGAGCAGCGCGGATGATATCCTGGTAGTTTGCTCGCGCAGCAAGTCTAAAGCGGCCAGGACCAGATGCGCATAATCCACAAGTATGGGTTGTAGGCGGATACCCGGGAATTGCGTCAGGAGCACAGATGGGAAAGTCCAGAAGGTCGATGTTGCGCGTTACGATGTGCCTTGGGGGTTGAAACGCTGGAGGGACAGTTCGCCTGGAAGTGAGTGAGT is part of the Penicillium psychrofluorescens genome assembly, chromosome: 4 genome and encodes:
- a CDS encoding uncharacterized protein (ID:PFLUO_006420-T1.cds;~source:funannotate), with the protein product MAAGYVADAADMAPAGRGVDDVDESSKSWCLQIVWSVELSHGSPYLLSLGMSKSLLAFVWIAGPLTGTLVQPYIGIRSDNCRISWGKRKPFMLVGSVATVISLLALAWVQELVGGVLSIFGVDPASEGLKVVVIIAATVLMYCLDFAINTVQAGIRAFIVDNCPAHQQELANAWASRVTGVGNILGFIFGYIDLPRYVPFLGGTQFQVLCSIASFSLLISLAVSCFYIQERDPRLEGPPPSDKLGLVSFFRQTFKSIKNLPPQIARVCEVQVAAWVGWFPFLFYSTTYIGQLYVNPIFEENPDFSKDQIDRAWQEATRIGTFALLVEAIISFAANMLLPLFVVPTYAGQAGPTTSQEPDSWSNNLEEEEEPDIPRRLSFSAMPTGTASEPLLNEPGDKYPLADKKPTWLSRLQIPGLTLRRTWLLSHVLFAVCTFSTVFIYSYQAGTVVVGFVGICWAVALWAPFALISAEVSRIDVDRRLRRRQTALSEGVGEVRHPHTSSSSAATAGYAPANTEDDADEEESESRPREDVENGQPLPDEENLAQAGIILGLHNVAISFPQILSSLVCSAVFKAAQKPRGEPWDDSVGWVLRFAGCAALVAAWLTKRLAEGPGRLAARANYQDIIRAARVRRGCWLNMATQLMGDAVHFLLRRAQDSDSDPDDTPEAGAKEMTSSWALFIMIMLLIFALFTSYILQQRKIQAVHETVLSIFAGMFVGLIIRLTPKSNLQDSVAFDYQFFFNLLLPPIILASGYELHQANFFRHIGTILTFAFAGTFISAIVLGLVLYLWTRIPLEGLNISFVEAISVGATLSATDPVTILAIFNLYKVEPKLYTIIFGESILNDAVAIVLFETAQKYADSEAGSLTILNLFEAIGLFLLVFFGSMVIGIITGIVTALGLKYTLVRRMPKIESCLVVLVAYASYFFSNGIYLSGIVSLLFCGITLKHYAYYNMSRRTQLSTKYLFQVMAQLSENFIFIYLGLDLFVEPNLQFNPLFILVAVFGICLARYLAVFPLSKAINWFLRYRARRRGVEVADELPFAYQAMLFWAGLRGAVGVALAAGLSGVNAASLRATVLVVVVLTVIVFGGTTARMLEIMGIRTGVVEELDSDDEFDIEVTNGGTYYKRSDTGIGYTPRYGEANIPLDGVGGAPRTDLGDRAHSYSSGNNRRPSPPHTHTRMYSTAYSPKDAQARRDHSSTATLLNNGNVGPSSGSASDDEFGLPPTGKKNGQPTHPDEFDLDLEGISDDDLPPAAHAAPTSSRMRRSASQASQPSHLPSPHNAATPTSVSPSRQPALSAREALRDLFSGGASGDHAAWFRQIDEDFIKPTLLLDQSNHKGPGPGAV